The following proteins are co-located in the Frigidibacter mobilis genome:
- a CDS encoding sarcosine oxidase subunit gamma — translation MAYGAGPCPLREIGPGQWLIVGVGAGSLAEAQAALAPGFALSDQTHGRVRLSLAGPRAADLLAKGTAVNLALLPEGAAAQTLFGHIGITLARTGPEAFELAVLRGFALSLWDELILLGREYGIEARIA, via the coding sequence GTGGCCTATGGCGCCGGGCCCTGCCCACTGCGCGAGATCGGCCCCGGCCAATGGCTGATCGTGGGTGTGGGCGCGGGTTCGCTGGCCGAGGCACAGGCGGCGCTCGCGCCGGGGTTTGCGCTGTCGGACCAGACACATGGCCGGGTGCGGCTGTCGCTGGCCGGCCCCCGCGCGGCCGATCTGCTGGCCAAGGGCACGGCGGTGAACCTGGCGCTGCTGCCCGAGGGCGCGGCGGCGCAGACCCTGTTCGGGCATATCGGCATCACCCTTGCCCGCACCGGGCCGGAGGCGTTCGAGCTTGCGGTGCTGCGCGGCTTTGCGCTGTCGCTGTGGGACGAGCTGATCCTGCTGGGCCGTGAATACGGGATCGAGGCGCGGATCGCCTGA
- a CDS encoding glycine cleavage T C-terminal barrel domain-containing protein, protein METGLWYRSAWFPRPGETGWRQSVDREVLTVRRAAGLCDVSTLGKIEIFGADAAEFLNRIYCNGFAKLQVGRARYGLMLREDGFIYDDGTTSRLAEDHFYMTTTTALAAGVMTHLEFCAQALWPDLDVRIASATDQWAQMAVAGPMARQILQRIMETDLSNEAFPFMAAREVPLKGGIMGRLFRISFSGELAYELAVPAGYGATVAEAIMAAGAPEGICAYGTEALAVLRIEKGHVTHAEINGTVVPADLGMGKMVSAVKPDFIGKHLLAREGLTDPARPQLVGVVPLDPATPLRTGSHVLAKGAAASLENDQGYLTSTTHSPHLGHSIALALVAGGSRRHGEEVVVWDGLNDAAIPARLTSPVFIDPTNERLHA, encoded by the coding sequence GTGGAAACCGGGCTCTGGTATCGCTCCGCCTGGTTCCCGCGCCCCGGCGAGACCGGCTGGCGGCAGTCGGTGGACCGCGAGGTGCTGACCGTCCGCCGCGCCGCCGGGCTGTGCGATGTCTCCACCCTTGGCAAGATAGAGATCTTCGGGGCCGATGCCGCAGAGTTCCTGAATCGCATCTATTGCAACGGCTTCGCCAAGCTGCAGGTGGGCCGCGCCCGCTATGGGCTGATGCTGCGCGAGGACGGGTTCATCTATGACGATGGCACCACCAGCCGCCTGGCCGAGGACCATTTCTACATGACCACCACCACCGCGCTGGCCGCGGGGGTGATGACGCATCTGGAGTTCTGCGCACAGGCGCTGTGGCCCGATCTCGATGTGCGGATCGCCTCGGCCACCGACCAATGGGCGCAGATGGCGGTTGCCGGTCCGATGGCGCGGCAGATCCTGCAGCGGATCATGGAGACCGACCTGTCGAACGAGGCCTTCCCCTTCATGGCCGCGCGCGAGGTGCCCCTGAAGGGCGGGATTATGGGTCGGCTGTTCCGCATCTCGTTCTCGGGCGAGCTGGCCTATGAACTGGCCGTGCCCGCAGGCTATGGCGCAACGGTGGCGGAGGCGATCATGGCGGCAGGCGCGCCCGAGGGGATTTGCGCCTATGGCACCGAGGCGCTGGCGGTGCTGCGCATCGAGAAGGGCCATGTGACGCATGCCGAGATCAACGGCACCGTGGTTCCCGCCGATCTGGGGATGGGCAAGATGGTGTCCGCGGTGAAGCCTGATTTCATCGGCAAGCATCTGCTGGCGCGCGAGGGGCTGACCGATCCCGCCCGCCCGCAGCTGGTGGGCGTGGTGCCGCTGGACCCTGCGACGCCGTTGCGCACCGGCTCGCATGTGCTGGCCAAGGGCGCGGCGGCGAGCCTGGAGAACGATCAGGGATACCTCACCTCGACAACGCATTCGCCGCATCTGGGCCATTCCATCGCCCTTGCGCTGGTCGCGGGCGGCAGCCGGCGGCATGGCGAGGAGGTGGTGGTCTGGGACGGGCTGAACGACGCCGCCATTCCCGCCCGCCTGACATCGCCGGTCTTCATCGACCCAACGAATGAGAGACTTCATGCCTGA
- a CDS encoding 2Fe-2S iron-sulfur cluster-binding protein — translation MTSHRLPTGGRLDRSRSLEFSFDGKPLAGHPGDTLASALLANGQRLMARSFKYHRPRGVVTAGSAEPNALMTLGQGGRTEPNTRAPMVEIYQGLEAHSQNRWPSLTHDIGALNGLLSRFLGAGFYYKTFMWPASFWEKVYEPIIRRAAGLGRATTLQDPDRYEKTWAHCDLLVIGAGAAGLAAALTAARAGASVVLADEGMELGGGLLSAPATWPQLAEILSELSALGVRLLPRTTVFGWYDGNVFGAVERVQKHLATPSPDAPVERLWRICARQAVLATGAEERPLVFAGNDIPGVMTASATASYLHRQAVAPGQRTAILTQGVAGFTLAAQMEALGLEIAALVSLGDGPTWQGKAPVIRGIPGRAIGGKSLKGLQIEGGSRIEADAIAMSGGFSPVIHLACHRGARPVWSDARQAFLAPVEQEGLLIAGAAAACPATPPALAMAPPAPPRRWRGSACARNRPSALRRKMPLPRPRLGRLARPGARSSWIIKMMSTPRT, via the coding sequence ATGACCAGCCACCGCCTCCCCACCGGCGGCCGCCTCGACCGCTCGCGCAGCCTCGAATTTTCTTTTGATGGCAAGCCTTTGGCAGGTCATCCCGGCGACACGCTCGCCTCGGCCCTGCTGGCGAACGGCCAGCGGCTGATGGCCCGCAGCTTCAAATACCACCGCCCGCGCGGAGTGGTGACAGCGGGTTCGGCAGAGCCCAACGCCCTGATGACCCTCGGCCAGGGCGGCCGCACCGAACCCAACACCCGCGCGCCGATGGTTGAGATTTATCAAGGACTTGAAGCGCACAGCCAGAACCGCTGGCCCAGCCTGACCCACGATATCGGCGCCCTGAACGGCCTCCTCTCCCGCTTCCTCGGCGCCGGTTTCTACTACAAGACCTTCATGTGGCCCGCCTCGTTCTGGGAAAAGGTCTATGAACCCATCATCCGCCGCGCCGCCGGTCTCGGCCGCGCCACCACCCTGCAAGACCCTGATCGCTATGAGAAAACCTGGGCGCATTGTGACCTGCTGGTCATCGGCGCCGGTGCAGCGGGCCTTGCCGCCGCACTGACCGCCGCCCGTGCCGGGGCCTCTGTGGTGCTGGCCGATGAGGGGATGGAGCTTGGCGGCGGGTTGCTGTCCGCGCCCGCCACATGGCCGCAACTTGCTGAAATCCTTTCAGAACTTTCCGCCCTCGGCGTGCGCCTTCTGCCGCGCACCACCGTCTTCGGCTGGTATGACGGCAACGTCTTCGGTGCCGTGGAGCGCGTGCAGAAGCATCTCGCCACCCCCTCCCCCGACGCCCCCGTCGAAAGGCTCTGGCGCATCTGCGCCCGGCAGGCGGTGCTGGCAACCGGCGCCGAGGAACGCCCGCTGGTCTTTGCCGGCAATGACATTCCGGGCGTCATGACTGCCTCCGCCACCGCCAGCTACCTGCACCGGCAGGCCGTCGCACCCGGCCAACGCACCGCGATCCTGACCCAAGGCGTTGCCGGCTTCACCCTCGCCGCGCAGATGGAGGCACTTGGGCTGGAGATTGCGGCGCTGGTCAGCCTTGGCGACGGGCCCACATGGCAAGGCAAGGCCCCGGTGATCCGCGGCATCCCCGGCAGGGCCATCGGTGGCAAGTCCTTGAAAGGCTTGCAGATCGAGGGCGGCTCGCGGATCGAGGCGGATGCCATCGCCATGTCGGGCGGGTTCAGCCCGGTAATCCACCTTGCCTGCCATCGCGGCGCGCGGCCGGTCTGGTCCGACGCGCGGCAGGCCTTTCTGGCGCCGGTGGAACAGGAGGGTCTACTGATCGCCGGCGCCGCCGCGGCCTGCCCGGCCACGCCGCCTGCCTTGGCGATGGCGCCGCCCGCGCCGCCGCGGCGCTGGCGCGGATCGGCCTGCGCGCGGAACCGGCCTTCGGCCCTGCGCCGGAAGATGCCGTTACCCAGGCCCCGCTTGGGGCGCTTGGCAAGACCAGGGGCAAGAAGTTCGTGGATTATCAAAATGATGTCCACGCCAAGGACCTGA
- a CDS encoding sarcosine oxidase subunit delta, producing MASLIPCPHCGPRPKEEFTVRGAALPRPAADASTDEWQAYVYLRENPRGDYAEHWHHSGGCRRWLVVHRNTATHAVHSVADAAGDRP from the coding sequence ATGGCCAGCCTGATCCCCTGCCCCCATTGCGGCCCACGCCCCAAGGAAGAGTTCACGGTTCGCGGCGCCGCCCTGCCCCGCCCGGCCGCCGACGCGTCGACGGATGAGTGGCAAGCCTATGTTTATCTTCGGGAAAATCCGCGCGGAGACTATGCCGAACACTGGCACCATTCCGGCGGCTGCCGCCGGTGGCTGGTGGTGCACCGCAACACCGCCACCCATGCCGTGCATTCGGTCGCAGATGCAGCCGGAGACCGCCCATGA
- a CDS encoding sarcosine oxidase subunit beta family protein: MRYSALSVLVNGLTGKVAPAWRSPDPKPEYDVVIVGGGGHGLATAYYLAREFGITNVAVLEKGYVGSGNIGRNTTIIRSNYLLPGNNPFYELSMKLWEGLEQDFNFNAMVSQRGVVNLFHSDAQRDAYRRRGNAMRLHGVDAEMLDREAVRKILPFLDFDNARFPIKGAIRQRRGGTVRHDAVAWGYARGASQRGVDIIPHCEVTAIRQQNGHVTEVETSRGTIRCKRLALATAGHSGVTAAMAGITLPIETHALQAYVSEGLKPFIDTVVTFGAGHFYLSQSDKGGLVFGGDIEGYNSYAQRGNLANIEHVAEAGVAMIPALSRVRVLRAWAGVMDMSMDGSPIIDKTHLPNLYLNAGWCYGGFKATPASGLCFAHLIATDAPHKVARAFRLDRFARGHLIDEKGQGAQPNLH, translated from the coding sequence ATGCGCTATTCCGCCCTGTCCGTGCTTGTGAACGGCCTCACCGGCAAGGTCGCCCCCGCCTGGCGCAGCCCGGACCCGAAGCCCGAGTATGACGTGGTCATCGTCGGCGGCGGCGGCCACGGGCTTGCGACCGCCTATTACCTCGCCAGGGAATTCGGCATCACCAATGTCGCGGTGCTGGAAAAGGGCTATGTCGGCTCGGGCAATATCGGCCGCAACACCACCATCATCCGCTCCAACTACCTGCTGCCCGGCAACAACCCGTTCTACGAGCTGTCGATGAAGCTGTGGGAAGGGCTGGAACAGGATTTCAACTTCAACGCGATGGTCAGCCAGCGCGGTGTGGTCAACCTCTTCCACTCCGATGCGCAGCGCGACGCTTACCGCCGCCGCGGCAATGCCATGCGCCTGCACGGGGTGGATGCCGAGATGCTGGACCGCGAGGCGGTGCGCAAGATCCTGCCCTTCCTCGACTTCGACAATGCCCGCTTCCCGATCAAGGGCGCGATCCGCCAGCGTCGCGGCGGCACCGTGCGCCATGATGCCGTCGCATGGGGCTATGCCCGCGGCGCCAGCCAGCGCGGGGTGGACATCATCCCGCATTGCGAGGTCACGGCGATCCGCCAGCAGAACGGCCATGTGACCGAGGTCGAAACCTCGCGCGGCACCATCCGCTGCAAGCGCCTCGCGCTGGCCACCGCGGGCCATTCCGGCGTCACCGCCGCGATGGCCGGCATCACCCTGCCGATCGAGACCCATGCCCTGCAAGCCTATGTCTCCGAGGGACTGAAGCCCTTCATCGACACCGTCGTCACCTTCGGCGCCGGCCATTTCTACCTGTCGCAATCCGACAAGGGCGGCCTCGTCTTCGGCGGCGATATCGAGGGCTACAACAGCTACGCCCAGCGCGGCAACCTGGCGAATATCGAGCATGTGGCCGAGGCGGGCGTGGCGATGATCCCGGCGCTGTCCCGGGTGCGGGTGCTGCGCGCCTGGGCCGGGGTGATGGACATGTCGATGGACGGCTCGCCGATCATCGACAAGACCCACCTGCCCAACCTCTACCTCAATGCCGGCTGGTGCTATGGCGGCTTCAAGGCCACCCCGGCCTCGGGCCTGTGCTTCGCGCATCTGATTGCCACGGATGCCCCGCACAAGGTGGCACGGGCCTTCCGGCTCGACAGGTTCGCGCGCGGCCATCTGATCGACGAGAAGGGTCAGGGCGCGCAGCCCAACCTGCACTGA